The Garra rufa chromosome 8, GarRuf1.0, whole genome shotgun sequence genome has a segment encoding these proteins:
- the enox1 gene encoding ecto-NOX disulfide-thiol exchanger 1: protein MASAADGIGSLGTEQSHINVPVADPGAWATAMNNLGIVPMGLTGQQLVSDSICIHGFDPNLGIITPINPMMAGISLVPPHPVTAELPVIKEIIHCKSCTLFPQNPNLPPPSTRERPPGCKTVFVGGLPENATEEIIKEVFDQCGEIVAIRKSKKNFCHIRFCEEFMVDKALYLSGYRMRIGSSTDKKDSGRIHVDFAQARDDLYEWECKQRLLAREERHRRKIHEERLRPPSPPPIMHYSEHEATLWAEKLKDDNKFSEATAVLFTWIDRGEVNRRTANHFYSMIQSANSHVRRLMNEKAQHEEEMELAKEHFKNSLLAILTQFEQITAVFTAATRQKAWDHFSKAQRKNIDIWRKQCEELRNAHSEEIMGIRREEEMEMSDEDLEENPCKKMRMEDTGRPREALQPGVNFCPHSPCACSEKRNSTWQQEHRLLNAMESVDLTNHNSEGHEKGVNGTAALYHHREKNNDAVIWGPLRSEKEALLLGIISTFLHVHPFGANIEYLWSYIQRLDTKISASELEKLMVRLPNMFKQEFSGVGATLEKRWKFCGFEALKSA, encoded by the exons ACTCCATCTGTATACATGGTTTTGACCCCAACCTTGGCATCATCACCCCAATCAACCCTATGATGGCTGGCATCAGTCTGGTCCCACCCCATCCTGTGACAGCAGAACTTCCTGTTATTAAGGAAATCATCCACTGCAAAAGCTGCACGCTGTTCCCGCAGAATCCCA ATCTTCCTCCTccctccacaagagagagacctCCAGGGTGCAAGACGGTTTTTGTTGGTGGCCTTCCAGAGAATGCAACAGAGGAGATCATCAAAGAAGTGTTTGACCAGTGTGGCGAGATTGTCGCCATCCGCAAGAGCAAGAAAAACTTCTGCCACATTCGTTTTTGTGAAGAGTTCATGGTGGACAAGGCCCTCTACCTCTCTG GCTATCGGATGCGCATTGGCTCCAGTACTGATAAAAAGGATTCGGGCCGCATACATGTAGATTTTGCTCAGGCGAGAGATGACTTGTATGAGTGGGAGTGCAAACAAAGATTGCTGGCACGAGAGGAGCGGCACCGACGGAAAATCCATGAGGAGCGGCTGAGACCTCCATCACCTCCTCCCATAATGCACTACTCTGAGCACGAGGCAACTCTTTGGGCTGAGAAATTGAAAG ATGACAACAAGTTTAGCGAGGCAACGGCAGTGTTGTTCACGTGGATCGACAGAGGCGAGGTGAACCGACGCACGGCGAATCATTTCTACTCCATGATCCAGTCGGCGAACAGCCACGTGCGGCGCCTAATGAACGAGAAAGCTCAGCACGAGGAAGAGATGGAGCTGGCCAAAGAACACTTTAAGAATTCCCTGCTTGCCATCCTCACACAAT TTGAGCAGATTACGGCTGTGTTCACCGCTGCCACCAGGCAAAAGGCATGGGACCATTTCTCAAAAGCGCAGCGCAAGAACATAGACATTTGGCGAAAGCAGTGCGAG GAGCTGAGAAATGCTCACAGTGAAGAGATCATGGGAATACGAAGAGAAGAGGAAATGGAGATGTCAGATGAAGACTTGGAGGAGAACCCCTGCAAAAAGATGAGAATGGAGGACACGGGTAGGCCT CGGGAAGCTCTGCAGCCCGGGGTCAATTTCTGTCCTCACTCCCCCTGTGCATGCAGCGAGAAACGCAACTCAACATGGCAGCAGGAGCACAgg cTGTTGAACGCCATGGAATCGGTAGACTTGACAAACCACAACTCTGAAGGCCATGAAAAG GGAGTCAATGGCACGGCGGCACTCTACCACCATCGAGAGAAGAATAACGATGCGGTCATTTGGGGTCCTTTGAGATCAGAGAAAGAGGCTCTCTTGCTCG GAATCATATCAACCTTCCTCCACGTCCACCCATTCGGAGCCAACATTGAATATCTGTGGTCTTACATCCAGAGACTTGATACAAAG ATCTCGGCTAGTGAACTTGAAAAACTAATGGTCCGGCTGCCCAACATGTTCAAGCAGGAGTTCAGTGGCGTTGGAGCAACACTAGAGAAACGCTGGAAGTTCTGTGGATTTGAGGCTCTCAAGTCGGCGTGA